The nucleotide sequence TGGTGTCCGAAGAGGACTTCTGGAGCTTCGACTTCATCAGCCAGTTCCGGCTCCGCGGCGCCTGGGGCGCCGCCGGTCGGCAACCCGGCACGTTCGCGGCCAGTCGCCTGTACGCCCCCACGATCGGCTTCGGCGACAATCCCGCCCTCACCCCGGATTCCTACGGGAATCCCGAGCTGCAGCCGGAGCGTGGCGAAGAGCTCGAGCTCGGCTTCGATGCCAGCTTCTTCGACGATCGGCTGAGCCTCGAGTTCACGCGCTTCGATCGCGCGACGAAGGACGCGATCATCAACCGCCCCCTTCCCCCGTCCAGCGGGTTCACCGGCTCACAGCTGGTCAATATCGGGCGGATCGACGCATGGGGGAATGAAGTGGCGGTCAACGCCCGCCTGGTACAGGGCCCCCGCTTCTCGTGGGACCTGGACACGCAGTTCGCCACGGCGCGGAACCGGATCGCGGACCTGGGTGACCTGGAGACCATCTTCGCCGGAACCCAATCCCAGCACCGTGAGGGCTACTCGGTCGCGGACATCTTCATGCTGCGGGTGCTGGAAGCCGAGATCGACGCGAGCGGCGCGGTGGTCCGGGCGCTGTGCGACGGGGGCACGGGTCCGCAGGGCGTGGACCCGGGAGGTGCGCCCGTCCCCTGCAGCGAGGCTCCTCAGGTGTGGTTGGGACGGAGCCAGCCGACGTGGCAGCTGGGCGTCGGGAACACCTTCACCCTGTTCGGGAATCTGCGCCTGTACGCGCGGGTCGAGGGGAACGGAGGGCACATCCAGAACAACACCGAGATCCGAGCGACGCACAACCAGTCCACCACCGAGGCGGTGTTGCTGCGCAACAACCCGCTCGTGCAGGTCTACCGTTCCCTGGAGAACGACCGGATGGGCGTCTACGAGGCGGGCTTCCTGCGCCTGCGGGAGGTCTCGTTGAGCTACGATCTCCCCGCGGGCCTGGCTGGACGGATCGGAGCGGACCGCGGAATGGTGAGCGTCGGCATGCGGAACCTGGCCATGCTGTGGACAGCCGAGGAAGGGTGGGATACGCCGCGCAGCGGCCTCGTCACCGAGAAGATCGCCGGCATGCACGTGTGGGATCCCGAAGTGCGCGCGACCGGCGCCAACTCCGTCGGATACCAGACGGTGCTCCCGCCCACTGCGAGCGTCACCATGACGCTGCGCCTGAGCTTCTGAGGAGGCGACCATGATCGGAACGCAAGGAACCAGACGGGGCCGGATCGCGCGGTGGACGACGGCAGCCGCGGTCGTGACGTGTGCGGGCGGCATCGGCGCCTGTGACAGCCTGCTGGAGGTGGAGAATCCGGGCGCGGTCGAGGCCGCGGATCTCGAGAACCCGGCGCTGGCGCAGACCATCGTGAATGGAGCGCTGGGGCAGTTCGAGTGCGCCTACACCAGCTACGTGGCGTCGACCAGCCTGCTGGCCGACGAGACCATCAACTCGTCGGGATGGCTCAACATCAATGGCTGGGGTTGGCGGGGCTTGGAGCTGGAGACCATCACCGGAAGCTGTCCCACGGCCAGGAACGCGACGGGGTTGGGCGCCTACACGCCCCTGCAGCAAGCGGTCTACGTGACTGGAGAGGGCCGCCGCCTGATCGAGAGCTTCCCCGAGGCCGAGGTCAACGGGGACAAAGGCGAGATGCTCGCGCTTCTGGAGATCTACGGCGCGTTCGCCCATCTGCTGCTGGGCGAGGGCTTCTGCGAGATGGCCATCGACCAGGGACCGCTGCTGCAGCCCAGCGACGTCGTAGCCATGGCCGAGGCCAAGTTCAGCGAGGGCCTCTCCCTCGCGGACGCAGCAGGAGCGTCCGATCTCGCGCTGCTGGCCCAGGCGGGTCGGGCGCGGGCCCGGTTGGACCTGGGAGACGCAGCCGGGGCCTACGCCGATGCGGCGGAGATCCCGGAGGGCTTCGTGTGGAACGCGGAATACTCCACCATCGACGGGGTCCGCGAGAACCGGGTGTTCAATCTGAACGTTCCCAATCGCTACGTCTCGGCCAACCCGGACGAGTACGGCACGTTGCTCGTCGAGGGGCAGCCGGACACGCGCGTCGTGGTGGAGAACAGCGGACAGGCGGGACACGACGGCGCGACCGTCCACTGGTACCAGAGGAAGTACACGTCCGCGGGCTCGCCCATCCCCATGGCGTCCTGGGCGGAGGCCAAGCTCGTCATGGCCGAAGCGCGGCCGAGCGAAGCCAAGATGCATATCGACGAGCTTCGCGGCGCGCAGGGTCTTCCGGCCCTGGTGCTGACAGGCGCGGAGACCGAGGCTGACCTGCTGGCCATCGTCCTGGAGGAGCGTCGACGCCAGTTGTGGCTCGAGGGGCATCGGCTGAACGACATGCTCCGCCACGGTCTGGCGTTTCCGCAGGGCGTGAACCACAAGGGGCAGTCCTACGGCCCCATCACGTGCATGCCGCTTCCCGAGCAGGAGAAGCGGGCCAATCCCAACATCCCGTCCTGATACCGACGGGGTCCGGCGGGTGCGGGGGCTGGGCAGCCCCCGCACCCGGTCCTGGTCCGGTTGCCCCCTGAACTGCGACGCATCCGTCCGGGCAGGCTCCACGCGCGCACCCACTACGCCCGATCCACCGGGCCTTGCCCCGCATCGTCGGCCGGACGGCGTGCGGTGGCGCTCTGCGCCGGCGCGCCACAGACTGGGAGCGATGTCACGCCCCCCGCCTCCTCCGGACCGCCGACCCGTGCGCACTCTGTTTCTCTTCCTGCTCGCCCTCGTCGGCCTTGCCGGTGCGCCGCTCGGCGCCCAGCTGCCCACGCCCGAGTCCGTGCTCGGCTTCGCGCCCGGGACCGACTTCCGGCTTGCCACCTACGAGCAGTCGCTCGCCTACTTCCAGCGCCTCGACGCCGCGTCCGACCGCATGGTCATGCAGCGGGTGGGCCGCACGTCGCAGGGGCGGGAGTGGTGGGTGGCCCTCGTCTCGTCCGAGGAGAACCTCCGGAGCCTGGAACGCTGGCGCGACATCGCGGGACGCCTGGCGCGACCCCAGGAGCTGACCGATTCCGGCGCCATGGCGCTGGCGCGCGAGGGGCGGGCCATCGTCGACATCAGCGGCGGCCTGCACGCCAGCGAGGTGGCGGGTCCCGAGCAGATGATCCAACTGGCCTACGACCTCGTGGCGGGCGAAGACGAGCGCACCCGAGCGATCCGCGACAACGTGGTGGCGGTGCTGTGGCCTTCGCTGAATCCGGATGGACAGACCCTGATCGCCGACTGGTACCTGTCCAACGTCGGCACGCCGTACGAGGTCGCGCCCATGCCGTGGCTCTACCAGGAGTACGTGGGCCACGACAACAACCGCGACGCCTACATGCTCAACATGGTGGAGTCGCGCGTGCTCGAGCGGGTCTGGCGGGCCTGGGAGCCGCAGATCATCCACGTGCACCACCAGAGCTCTCCGTTCCCCACGCGGATCTGGCTGCCGCCGTTCGCCGAGCCGATCGCGACCCAGGCGCCGCCGTTGATGTCGCGCACGGTGAACACGATCGGCATGACCATCGCCCAGATGCTGGAGGCGCGCGGGCTGCCCGGCGCCACCCACATGGGAACGGGCTTCGATGCCTGGTACCCGGGCTACGTGGACTACATGCCGCTCCTGCAGAACCAGGCCGCGTTCTGGACGGAGACGGCGCTGTATCGCTACGCGACTCCATACTTCTATACCCTGCAGGACTTCCCGGCCGGACGGCGGGACCTGCGGGCCGAGTCGCTCTATCCGAGCCCGTGGGAAGGTGGATGGTGGCGGCTGGGTGACGCCGTGGAGTACATGCGCGTGGCCTCGCTGGCGGTGCTGGACTATGCGGCCAAGTACCGGGAGGACGTCCTCTACAACCGCTACCAGTCCGGCCGGGACCAGATCCGGAAGTACAGTCGCCACGCTCCCTACGCGTACATCGTGCCGCAGGACCAGCGCGACCCGGTCGCGCCGGTGGAGATGCTGCGCCGGCTGGCATTCAACGGGGTGCAGGTGCACCAGCTCGCCCGCGAGGCCCGACAGGAGGGCATGACCTGGCCGGCCGGGACGTGGGTCGTGCGCACCGACCAGGCCTTCGGAGAGCTGGTGCGCCAGCTCCTGGACGTGCAGACCTATCCGGATCTACGCGAGTACCCCGACGGTCCGCCCGAACAGCCCTACGATGCCGCGGGGTGGACCCTGCCGCTCCAGATGGGCGTGCGGGTCGTCACGGCC is from Gemmatimonadota bacterium and encodes:
- a CDS encoding RagB/SusD family nutrient uptake outer membrane protein, coding for MIGTQGTRRGRIARWTTAAAVVTCAGGIGACDSLLEVENPGAVEAADLENPALAQTIVNGALGQFECAYTSYVASTSLLADETINSSGWLNINGWGWRGLELETITGSCPTARNATGLGAYTPLQQAVYVTGEGRRLIESFPEAEVNGDKGEMLALLEIYGAFAHLLLGEGFCEMAIDQGPLLQPSDVVAMAEAKFSEGLSLADAAGASDLALLAQAGRARARLDLGDAAGAYADAAEIPEGFVWNAEYSTIDGVRENRVFNLNVPNRYVSANPDEYGTLLVEGQPDTRVVVENSGQAGHDGATVHWYQRKYTSAGSPIPMASWAEAKLVMAEARPSEAKMHIDELRGAQGLPALVLTGAETEADLLAIVLEERRRQLWLEGHRLNDMLRHGLAFPQGVNHKGQSYGPITCMPLPEQEKRANPNIPS
- a CDS encoding M14 family metallopeptidase, which encodes MRTLFLFLLALVGLAGAPLGAQLPTPESVLGFAPGTDFRLATYEQSLAYFQRLDAASDRMVMQRVGRTSQGREWWVALVSSEENLRSLERWRDIAGRLARPQELTDSGAMALAREGRAIVDISGGLHASEVAGPEQMIQLAYDLVAGEDERTRAIRDNVVAVLWPSLNPDGQTLIADWYLSNVGTPYEVAPMPWLYQEYVGHDNNRDAYMLNMVESRVLERVWRAWEPQIIHVHHQSSPFPTRIWLPPFAEPIATQAPPLMSRTVNTIGMTIAQMLEARGLPGATHMGTGFDAWYPGYVDYMPLLQNQAAFWTETALYRYATPYFYTLQDFPAGRRDLRAESLYPSPWEGGWWRLGDAVEYMRVASLAVLDYAAKYREDVLYNRYQSGRDQIRKYSRHAPYAYIVPQDQRDPVAPVEMLRRLAFNGVQVHQLAREARQEGMTWPAGTWVVRTDQAFGELVRQLLDVQTYPDLREYPDGPPEQPYDAAGWTLPLQMGVRVVTATQPLDADFAGALTPLRAEPVAWDADVQDAAPFDRVDGVGFDADPVAAAIVPAAGRVTGSGPALLLDPAQNNAFRALNDAWDAGATVRVADGRYVVTGLDGDAGQRMVRDYALRAVRGAAAGEILPRARLGVYRPWAASMDEGWTRWLLERFRFRFQNVWDADMRAGDLRDRYDVILLPSERPASLRNGHAPGSVPPRYAGGLGDQGIRALDAFVRAGGTLVCLSASADLCIDALHLPVDNVVAGVPRNAFFAAGSILEVQVDSAHPLMAGMPAEASVFFDRSPVFSPTAEFDGAVLARYADAGSPLRSGYLLGEERLQGKAAAVEVRHGRGRVVLLGFRPQWRGQPTGTFRALFNAALYHGAVAATAQGTTGFGTPPHAEASPPPAPTGPAPAAPARP